The following coding sequences are from one Wenzhouxiangella sp. AB-CW3 window:
- a CDS encoding MarC family protein, giving the protein MLEIFIPAFVMLFVTIDPVSIIPIFVSLTAGATRGQKIRMALMGCLIAAVLLVVFGIIGERLLDNFGITLPAFRIAGGILLFLIALEMLFSRRNDRKSKSAEDIQDHYEPEDISVFPLAIPLLCGPGAIASIMLLTSGQAGDLVGQAVVMGAGVAVMAIGAVLLVTAARFDHFIPETISNIITRLLGMLLAALAIQFILDGLLAALPLS; this is encoded by the coding sequence ATGCTCGAGATTTTCATTCCGGCCTTCGTGATGCTGTTTGTCACGATTGATCCGGTCAGCATCATTCCGATTTTCGTTTCGCTGACCGCGGGGGCTACGCGTGGACAGAAGATCCGCATGGCGCTGATGGGCTGCCTGATCGCCGCAGTGCTGCTCGTGGTGTTCGGGATCATTGGCGAAAGGTTGCTCGACAACTTCGGCATCACTCTGCCGGCCTTCCGCATCGCAGGCGGCATCCTGCTGTTCCTGATTGCGCTGGAAATGCTGTTTTCCCGACGCAACGATCGCAAGTCGAAATCCGCCGAGGATATTCAGGATCATTACGAACCGGAAGATATTTCCGTGTTTCCGCTGGCCATTCCGCTGCTGTGCGGGCCCGGCGCCATCGCATCGATCATGCTGCTCACCTCAGGCCAGGCCGGCGACCTGGTCGGCCAGGCCGTGGTCATGGGTGCGGGTGTTGCGGTGATGGCCATTGGTGCGGTGCTGCTGGTCACTGCCGCACGCTTCGACCATTTCATTCCGGAGACCATCAGCAACATCATCACCCGTCTGTTGGGCATGCTGCTGGCCGCGCTGGCCATTCAGTTCATTCTCGACGGTCTGCTGGCGGCCCTGCCGCTGAGCTGA
- the acnD gene encoding Fe/S-dependent 2-methylisocitrate dehydratase AcnD produces MNTDYRKRLPGTELDYFDARAAIEDIHPGAWATLPYVSRVLAENLVRRCPPDDLDESLRQIIERKRERDFPWFPARVVCHDILGQTALVDLAGLRDAIAEKGGDPAQVNPVVPVQLIVDHSLAVEHAGFEKNAFEKNREIEERRNADRFHFINWTKEAFDNVDVIPPGNGIMHQINLERMCTVAEVRDGVVFPDTLVGTDSHTPHVCALGVIAIGVGGLEAENVMLGRASYLRLPDIVGVRLTGRARAGITATDIVLAITEFLRKEKVVGAWLEFFGDGARTLTVGDRATISNMTPEFGATAAMFHIDEQTIDYLKLTGRDDARVKLVEDYAKHIGLWADDLATAEYERVLEFDLSSVGRNMAGPSNPHRRVATSDLSEQGIAGQCQLPEDGSMPDGAVIIAAITSCTNTSNPRNVIAAGLLAKKANELGLTRKPWVKSSFAPGSMAVRLYLEEAGLLEELEDLGFGIVAFACTTCNGMSGALDPKIQQEIIDRDLYSVAVLSGNRNFDGRIHPYAKQSFLASPALVVAYALAGSVRFDIEKDVLGEDAEGNPVTLKDLWPSDEEIDAIVSKSVKPEHFRKVYEPMFGQQYKRIKKVDPLYDWRPESTYIRRPPYWEGALAARPTLSGMRPLAVLGDNITTDHLSPSNAILADSAAGEYLAKMGLPEEDFNSYATHRGDHLTAQRATFANPKLINEMAVVDGEVKQGSLTRLEPEGKVMRMWDAIEAYMERKQPLIVIAGADYGQGSSRDWAAKGVRLAGVEAIVAEGFERIHRTNLIGMGVMPLQFEHGTTRKTLLIDGSETFDVTGEPEPGTTLALVIHRQNGETVEVPVTCRLDTAEEVSIYQAGGILQRFAQDFLEESEAA; encoded by the coding sequence ATGAACACCGATTACCGCAAACGCCTGCCTGGCACCGAGTTGGATTACTTCGATGCCCGGGCTGCTATCGAGGACATCCACCCGGGTGCCTGGGCGACGCTGCCCTATGTCTCGCGCGTGCTGGCCGAGAACCTGGTGCGACGCTGTCCGCCGGACGACCTGGATGAATCGCTGCGGCAGATCATCGAGCGCAAGCGTGAGCGCGATTTCCCCTGGTTTCCGGCGCGGGTGGTCTGCCACGACATTCTGGGTCAGACCGCGCTGGTCGACCTGGCCGGGCTGCGCGATGCCATCGCCGAGAAGGGCGGCGACCCGGCCCAGGTCAACCCGGTGGTGCCGGTGCAGCTCATCGTCGACCACTCCCTGGCCGTGGAGCACGCCGGCTTTGAAAAGAACGCCTTTGAAAAGAATCGCGAGATCGAGGAGCGTCGCAACGCCGATCGCTTCCATTTCATCAACTGGACGAAGGAAGCCTTCGACAACGTCGACGTCATTCCGCCGGGCAACGGCATCATGCACCAGATCAACCTGGAGCGGATGTGTACGGTGGCCGAGGTGCGCGACGGGGTTGTTTTCCCGGATACCCTGGTCGGCACCGATTCACACACCCCGCATGTCTGTGCCCTGGGCGTGATCGCGATTGGCGTCGGCGGCCTGGAGGCCGAGAACGTCATGCTCGGGCGTGCGTCCTATCTGCGTCTGCCCGACATTGTCGGCGTGCGACTTACCGGCCGGGCCCGGGCCGGCATCACCGCGACCGACATCGTGCTGGCGATCACCGAGTTCCTGCGCAAGGAAAAAGTGGTCGGCGCCTGGCTGGAGTTTTTCGGCGATGGCGCCCGCACGCTGACGGTGGGCGATCGTGCCACCATTTCCAACATGACCCCGGAATTCGGCGCCACGGCAGCCATGTTCCACATCGATGAACAGACCATCGACTATCTCAAACTGACCGGGCGTGACGATGCCCGCGTGAAGCTGGTCGAGGATTACGCGAAGCATATCGGCCTGTGGGCTGACGACCTCGCCACGGCCGAGTACGAGCGTGTGCTCGAGTTCGATCTGTCTTCGGTCGGTCGCAACATGGCAGGCCCTTCGAACCCGCACCGGCGCGTGGCCACCTCCGACTTGTCGGAACAGGGCATTGCCGGCCAGTGCCAGTTGCCCGAGGACGGTTCCATGCCAGACGGGGCGGTGATCATCGCCGCCATCACGTCCTGCACCAATACGTCCAATCCGCGCAACGTGATCGCTGCGGGGCTTTTGGCCAAGAAAGCCAACGAACTCGGCCTGACTCGCAAGCCCTGGGTCAAGTCGTCATTTGCGCCGGGTTCCATGGCCGTGCGCCTGTATCTCGAAGAAGCCGGCCTGCTTGAGGAACTGGAAGACCTGGGTTTCGGCATCGTTGCCTTTGCCTGCACCACCTGCAACGGCATGAGTGGCGCGCTGGACCCGAAGATCCAGCAGGAAATCATCGACCGGGATCTTTACTCGGTGGCCGTGCTGTCGGGCAATCGCAACTTCGACGGTCGCATTCATCCCTATGCCAAGCAGTCCTTCCTGGCCTCGCCGGCATTGGTGGTGGCCTATGCCCTGGCCGGTTCGGTGCGTTTCGATATTGAAAAGGATGTGCTCGGGGAAGATGCCGAGGGCAACCCGGTCACGCTCAAGGATCTCTGGCCCAGCGACGAGGAAATCGATGCCATCGTGTCGAAGAGCGTCAAGCCCGAGCATTTCCGCAAGGTCTACGAGCCGATGTTCGGCCAGCAGTACAAGCGCATCAAGAAGGTCGACCCGCTGTATGACTGGCGCCCGGAGAGCACTTACATCCGCCGCCCGCCCTACTGGGAAGGCGCCCTGGCCGCCCGGCCCACGCTGAGTGGCATGCGCCCGCTGGCCGTGCTGGGCGACAACATCACGACCGATCACCTGTCGCCATCCAATGCCATTCTTGCCGACAGTGCGGCCGGCGAATACCTGGCGAAAATGGGCCTGCCCGAAGAAGACTTCAATTCCTACGCCACCCATCGCGGCGATCACCTCACCGCGCAGCGCGCCACCTTCGCCAACCCCAAACTGATCAATGAAATGGCGGTGGTCGACGGCGAGGTGAAACAGGGTTCGCTGACCCGCCTGGAACCCGAGGGCAAGGTCATGCGCATGTGGGATGCCATCGAGGCCTATATGGAGCGCAAGCAGCCGCTGATCGTGATTGCCGGCGCCGACTACGGCCAGGGGTCCTCCCGCGACTGGGCCGCCAAGGGCGTCCGGCTGGCCGGCGTCGAGGCGATTGTGGCCGAAGGTTTCGAGCGCATTCACCGTACCAACCTGATCGGGATGGGGGTGATGCCGCTGCAGTTCGAGCACGGCACCACCCGCAAGACGCTGTTAATTGATGGCAGTGAAACCTTCGACGTGACCGGCGAGCCCGAACCCGGCACCACGCTGGCACTGGTGATCCATCGCCAAAACGGCGAGACCGTGGAAGTGCCGGTCACCTGTCGCCTGGATACCGCCGAGGAAGTCAGCATCTACCAGGCCGGTGGCATTCTCCAGCGATTCGCGCAGGATTTCCTGGAAGAATCGGAAGCAGCCTGA
- a CDS encoding glutathione S-transferase family protein, which translates to MQLYGSFTSPYVRHCRIALIEGGIEFEFVETDYAASARLTPTRRVPFLKDGNLLLTDSASILRHIRETSRRPFLQTVEQADLFAMVNTAMDSTVNLFLLERDGITPAQSPYLQRQADRVQDILNDLNERLLAMNDQPSQNRLNDALLRLGCFLDWARFRQRIDPARYSALQRFLDQLAPWPPFVATRPRL; encoded by the coding sequence ATGCAGTTGTACGGCAGCTTTACCTCTCCATATGTCAGGCATTGCCGGATTGCGCTGATTGAGGGCGGCATCGAGTTCGAGTTTGTCGAGACCGATTACGCGGCCAGTGCCCGGCTGACACCGACCCGGCGCGTTCCGTTTCTCAAGGACGGCAATCTTTTGCTGACCGATTCCGCCAGTATCCTTCGGCATATACGGGAGACTTCCAGACGACCTTTTCTGCAGACGGTCGAGCAGGCCGATCTGTTTGCCATGGTCAACACGGCCATGGACAGCACGGTCAATCTCTTTTTGCTGGAGCGAGACGGCATCACCCCTGCCCAGAGCCCCTACCTGCAGCGCCAGGCCGATCGAGTGCAAGATATCCTCAATGATCTCAACGAGCGCCTGCTGGCCATGAACGACCAACCCAGCCAGAACCGGCTGAACGACGCCCTGTTGCGGCTGGGCTGTTTTCTCGACTGGGCCCGTTTTCGACAGCGCATCGACCCGGCACGCTATTCGGCATTGCAGCGTTTCCTGGATCAACTGGCGCCCTGGCCGCCATTTGTCGCCACGCGGCCACGGCTTTAG